The Quercus robur chromosome 3, dhQueRobu3.1, whole genome shotgun sequence DNA segment taccagTTGTTGATTTCTGTTTAATTATGTGAACACTACATAAGAGCCaggtcttttttttattattattattattataattataatatgtaGTTTACATTGAGCATACAGAGGATATTGCGGGTTCAAATTCTATTATTTAACTCTCATACATTGATACACAGTTTTCACATAGGAGACACCATACTCTGTTGCATACTAGTCAGTGTTTATGCGTAGGCCTACTGCCAAGGCCCTTACACAATGCATTTGGTTTTGAACGAATATGTTAGGGAtaagttgtgtgtgtgtgtgtgtgtgtgtgtggaggaAATAGGAGACTGTTATGTGGAGATGTATTGAGGCAATAAACATTGCATTTGAAACGGGAAAAGCAACTAATAAGGTGATAACAATACATGCAAAAAATGACAACATTTTTTACACCAGCTGATATGGCAAACCCGTATTGAATCTCATCTAAACCCACTATTGACATTACCTTTTTACCTACCACTAACAATCTACCACAGCAACAAGGGCCAAATTTTTTGTCGATAACTATTGACTTTATAACTATTGTCCAATACAAATATCTCATAAAGCACTAGTTGCAATTTATAACCAAATGATTCGGTGAAGGCTAGATTGTTACCTTAATAACCCCAGCTCGCGGCAAAAACATAATTTCAGCAACATGAGCACCTCTTGACCTCAAATTCGCTAAAATTATTCAATGCATCATGCACCCATGTATTACACTCTCCTCTCATGTAATGATAGGTCTCTCACATAATAATAGGTCTCACCTGTAGGTTCTACGCATGAGATCCACTTTTACGTAAAAAGAAGGTAGAGTATGCTAGATGTAcaaaataatttctccaaacTTTGGGGCACAACTGACTGGGTTACTTATAATCCCGTTTCCTTGTTATGCTTTCAATGGATGATTTTACTTTTCACCCTAACTTCACTATAACCATTAGGCCAATGTTGTACAATGAGTATGCCTACCAATTTATGAAACCCTTTCAATGCATATTTTACTCTTCACCTCAACCTCAATCCAAAGATATGGGCAATATTTTCTACAATCCCTTAAAAGGCCTTAAGTTTGGGAAAGTGTAAACAACGGATCTACAAGATGTTGTGTCAGGGTAACTTTGTAACATGGCTACTTAGAGAATGGTTAAGTAAAGCTCATGGTTATATAACCATTTGTCTAAATAAATAGTTTCAAATTATTACAATATAAATCAGTCAAACATGTGCTAAACGTGCACCTACAAAGGTGTTCAAGATTCCATAATTGACCGACCATTTCAAATGATTCCAAGACAAGAAGATTTGTGGGTTGAAATACGTCTGTAGCAGGACATAAAAAAGATATCATCTACTTTGAATACACACTAGGACATGAATTTTTATAGACGCAAtgttaattttaaatgcatgcTATCAAGATTTATCGCCGGGAGCAAACTACATGATGAAAAGCAAGAGTCAGTGAAGTTCAgagaataaagaataaattaaatggGACAAACACTATAATAAAACTGGCATTTCATTCACAAATTGGCATAAGAGATTTCAAAAGATTTCCGCGAGTTTCCAGTACCCTTTAAAAAGCATTCACCAAAATACATGAATTGCATGTGCCATAGTTTCACTTTTCATTAAAACACGCTTGCTATTTATTATGCATCGAACCACTTTTTTTTACATACATGGCCAATATAAGCAACCACACAAGCTCCTGGACATAAGGTTGGGGCAGGATGCTCTTAATTTAAAGAAGCAAGTACCTCTAACAAGGATGCAGCAAACTGCATTTGCGTATCCTCATCTATAGTCAAGAAGAGAGGCACATGCACAAACAGCGATTTGTTCCCATTTTGCTCTGCAAACCGAAGGGAATGATAGTAAACATAATTGCATACAAACCGTCCTGCATCATCTGATGTCATCACTTCATAACCCATCTTTGCTAAGGCCTTGGTAATCTCCTCAACAGGAAGAGAAGTCTGCGCACAGTTAGCACCGGAAATTCTTTAAGGAAGGGTgaagcaaaaaaatatataaatatatatattatagtcaTCAATAAATCAGACTAAAAAAAAGCAATTGTCCAATCAATCCATCTGAATCATTGTGACTATGAATTCATTCCACTTTTTGGCAACTATGACATGCAGTCTAGTATAAGCAGATACCTTCTCTACACAGGCATCAATTCAACTTTGAACAGCAAAATAAAGAGCACCAtctccttaaatttttttgtcaatcTCAATGATTAGAGAAAATTGGTGCATGTGTAACTGTATCCTACTGAACCATTAGTAAATATTATTCTTAATACTATTCCATAATGGCTTTGGTTTACTATTGAAGAATGGTTACATGTTTTGTCTGGGGTTTCTGTTCCTTACATTTgccttgggtttttttttttttggggggggggggggggggggggggtcgtTGTCATAGCATGATGCCCCATGCCATCAAAACTAACTGAAGAATATTATATCGAGGCTTTTCTATGAAATTACTTCCCAATGCATGTCAGTAGTTGGAAATGTTCTTTTCACTGATAAAAACAGCAGCTCCAGCAAAGACCACCACTTAAATAATTTATACAAGTTAGCAGAAGAAGGTGAACACAATCTATTTCCCATATCATAAATTTGCCTTTCTTTTCCACTAAAAATACAGAAAATCTGTCTTCCTATAATCACATCCATTCCTATGAAAGTAACAAATCTTCCAAccaatagaaaattcaatacaCAAGCAGAGGACTGGCCATCACATGTACTGGAATTTCAGGGTAGTGAACAAGAAAGAAAGCACTTTAAGATAGGTGACCTCAGATGGCATATTATACCATACTTCTGACATAACATTCCTTCTTTCATAGTGACTATTGCTGCAGTCCATCAAGCAATAGGTTGAtagttaaatagtaaatataGGAATAAACATAAGGTTGATTAGAAACTTAATGGAGTTTATACacagacaaaaaaaatattatgaaaccCTTTTAATCagaaaaatcatgaaaaagaaATCCATTCTACCTGTCGAGTGTGTGAAATGTCACCATCTGCAAGAATGATGGGGAGTTTCTACAAAACATGAAACAAGGAAAGTTCAATGAATTAAATATAGAAtgtcaaaacaaataaaagtcAGCATGCATGAAAGTGAAACTTAGGGATTATTTCTAACCTGGGGCTTCCATCCCAACTCATCAGGACAACGAAAAGTGGCTTCATTGACAGCTTGATGCTCAATGGCAAACCTTGTTGCACCACTATTAACTCCAAAGTGTAGCTGGAGAAATATAGTTAAAGAGGGTTAGATACATAACGCATAAATACAGAAATACAATGGAGTCCAAAGTGTAGATTCTGGTTCTGGTTTAGGATTAAGGTTCTAAAATGCACATTTAGTAAAATTGTCAGTAAAggtttatttattcaaaaaataacattttaccaTCCACAAGTTTCCATCTTCTCCCTAAAGGTCTAGAGAAACAACCAAGAGTGCAACATAATTGATAGAGGTGCTGACAGTATACCAATCTTAGAGGTTGGGCGTTGGTGAGATGACAAGCCCCTTTCACCAAAAGTGATAGATTACAAGTTCGAATCCGGAAATCAGCCTCATCAAAAGGATTGAGTTTACAGTACAACCTTTATTTGACAGTATATCAATCTTCATTACTAACATATTCACCCCTAATGTATAGGTTTCTAGAGTTGTATCATATTCCTGTATGGACTTATTGGACTTCGTTTAATGAAAGTGAAATTAGGAACATTAATCCTTATTGTTTGAATAGAGCTGTTAATCTCATGAATACTACTCTTGTTGCAGCATCCTGTAGAGTTAAGAATTGTTATTAGCCAagggttgtttatttttttgctgcCATTACAGTAGTAAGGTTGTTTTTCAATGAGTATCCAGTATGTACTTCTTTAACGTTCCCAACTACATCATGGAGCTATAAAGTTGTTGGTTATGCTCTGCTGATTAGCCATTATGATTTCTAATCACTGACACTGATTCTAAAAGACCTCCAAACCAGCCTATGATTTCAATTGAGAGAATGGGAAacaggaaaaataaaatcaataactTGGAAAAGGAGTAATTTGGCATAACATA contains these protein-coding regions:
- the LOC126716702 gene encoding uncharacterized protein LOC126716702, with translation MGSEGPLAPAVAVTVHVTGFKKFHGVSENPTETIVSNLKEYVKKKGLPKGLTLGSCSILETAGQGALASLYQTLQSAIGGKDSESSTSGKIIWLHFGVNSGATRFAIEHQAVNEATFRCPDELGWKPQKLPIILADGDISHTRQTSLPVEEITKALAKMGYEVMTSDDAGRFVCNYVYYHSLRFAEQNGNKSLFVHVPLFLTIDEDTQMQFAASLLEVLASLN